A window from uncultured Desulfobacter sp. encodes these proteins:
- a CDS encoding chemotaxis protein CheW, whose amino-acid sequence MEKKTKEKETTSNDIEFSTFYVGGAVCGINILNIQEINKHFEITQVPQSSEYVKGILNLRGRIVTIIDLGKKLGLSPVAPSKDNRNIIVNSEDEHIGLLVDAISDVVITQKENIESAPANIGGVQGKYFQGVLKTKNQLIGILNIDEVLKE is encoded by the coding sequence ATGGAAAAAAAGACCAAAGAGAAAGAGACCACATCTAATGACATAGAGTTCTCCACCTTCTATGTTGGCGGGGCTGTTTGTGGCATCAATATATTAAATATACAGGAGATCAATAAACATTTTGAGATTACCCAGGTCCCCCAGTCATCTGAATACGTCAAAGGCATATTGAATCTTCGGGGCAGAATTGTAACCATCATTGACCTGGGGAAAAAACTGGGGCTATCCCCGGTGGCCCCCAGCAAAGACAACCGCAACATCATTGTCAATTCTGAGGATGAACATATCGGCCTTTTGGTGGACGCCATCTCCGATGTGGTCATCACCCAGAAAGAAAATATAGAGTCCGCACCTGCAAATATTGGTGGTGTCCAAGGCAAATATTTTCAGGGTGTTTTAAAAACTAAAAATCAATTAATCGGAATTCTTAATATTGACGAGGTGCTCAAAGAATAA
- a CDS encoding chemotaxis response regulator protein-glutamate methylesterase has translation MDTIKVLVVDDTIVYRKIVGDALKQMPGIEVVGTANNGKIALSKIKTLKPDLMTLDIEMPEMNGIELLQHLQKIDNPPLVIMVSTLTHQGGELTLRAMELGAFDVLPKPEEGKMAENLLKVKQTLEPIVKHVKRHKFGIIDRPVRPKPAAKVTPKASELQATTRPVQSRPTGIRSKSEIIGIGISTGGPNALSKMIPMLPKDLKVPVLIVQHMPPVFTASLANSLNKKSAIEVREAMDGDTITPGTVLIAPGGKQMKIVAGADGLTRKIKITDDPPENSCKPSADYLFRSIAQHYVGRATGVIMTGMGSDGSKGLVQMKNNGSIIIAQDEQTCTVYGMPKEPTESGIVDVIAPLEKIADEIVKTV, from the coding sequence ATGGACACCATCAAAGTGCTGGTTGTTGATGATACAATTGTTTATCGGAAAATTGTCGGAGACGCACTCAAACAGATGCCGGGCATTGAGGTGGTGGGAACTGCCAACAACGGGAAAATTGCACTGTCAAAAATAAAAACCCTTAAACCGGATCTGATGACCCTGGATATTGAGATGCCGGAAATGAACGGCATTGAGCTCCTTCAACACCTTCAGAAAATAGATAACCCGCCCTTGGTCATCATGGTATCCACTTTGACCCACCAGGGAGGGGAACTGACCCTGCGGGCGATGGAACTTGGCGCTTTTGACGTTCTGCCAAAGCCGGAAGAAGGCAAGATGGCAGAAAACCTGCTCAAAGTCAAACAGACCCTTGAGCCGATTGTAAAGCATGTTAAACGCCATAAATTTGGAATAATTGATCGGCCGGTCAGGCCAAAACCTGCGGCCAAGGTTACCCCAAAAGCAAGTGAATTACAAGCGACCACCCGGCCCGTACAATCAAGGCCGACCGGTATAAGGTCAAAATCTGAAATTATAGGTATCGGCATATCAACGGGCGGTCCAAATGCATTATCAAAAATGATCCCCATGCTTCCCAAGGATTTGAAGGTACCGGTTCTTATCGTACAGCATATGCCGCCGGTATTTACCGCGTCCCTTGCCAATAGCCTGAATAAGAAATCAGCAATTGAAGTTAGGGAGGCTATGGATGGGGATACAATTACACCGGGTACCGTACTCATTGCGCCCGGGGGAAAACAGATGAAAATTGTCGCAGGGGCGGACGGTTTGACCCGAAAAATAAAAATCACGGATGATCCACCGGAAAATTCGTGCAAACCTTCGGCAGATTATCTGTTTCGTTCCATTGCCCAGCACTATGTTGGCAGAGCCACAGGCGTCATCATGACCGGAATGGGCTCCGACGGCTCAAAAGGCCTTGTTCAGATGAAAAACAACGGCAGTATTATCATTGCCCAGGATGAACAAACATGCACCGTTTACGGCATGCCCAAAGAACCCACTGAATCCGGGATAGTCGATGTCATCGCACCATTGGAAAAAATCGCAGATGAAATCGTAAAGACCGTTTAA
- a CDS encoding protein-glutamate O-methyltransferase CheR, giving the protein MSKIKVTPEEFKTFAKYILDISGIALDVGKEYLLETRLNPLLSKYQCSSYADLMNKSKHSLNKELEGEIIDAISTNETYFFRDKSPFKLLQHKILPDLIDKRSKKSFGKPSIRIWSAANSTGQEIYSLAMTMIEMGVTIDKYNIRLFGTDISDAAIAKASYGVYNKFEVARGLEPARLNRFFEPKDDKYKVKDELRAMVQFKKMNLMKPFIGIGKYDIVLCRNVMIYFTSEDRRKIYSNISKVMEPDGYLMIGSTESLVNDTDLFASFRYLNSVFYQFKN; this is encoded by the coding sequence ATGAGCAAAATCAAAGTAACGCCAGAAGAATTCAAAACATTCGCCAAGTATATCCTGGATATATCAGGGATTGCTCTGGATGTGGGGAAAGAATACCTTCTGGAAACCAGACTCAATCCTCTGCTTTCCAAATACCAGTGCAGTTCATATGCGGATTTGATGAATAAATCTAAACACAGTTTAAATAAAGAGCTGGAAGGCGAAATTATTGACGCCATTTCCACCAATGAAACCTATTTTTTCAGGGACAAATCACCTTTCAAGCTTCTTCAGCATAAAATACTGCCGGACCTGATTGATAAACGTTCAAAAAAAAGTTTCGGCAAACCCAGCATTAGAATTTGGAGTGCCGCCAATTCTACGGGGCAGGAAATATACAGTCTTGCCATGACCATGATAGAAATGGGTGTAACCATTGACAAGTACAATATCAGGCTGTTTGGCACGGATATTTCTGATGCCGCCATTGCCAAGGCAAGCTACGGCGTTTACAACAAATTTGAAGTGGCCCGTGGACTTGAACCGGCCAGACTGAACAGATTTTTTGAGCCGAAGGACGATAAATATAAAGTAAAAGATGAGCTTCGGGCCATGGTTCAATTTAAAAAAATGAACCTGATGAAACCCTTTATCGGCATTGGAAAATATGACATTGTCCTGTGCCGGAACGTTATGATCTATTTTACATCCGAGGATCGTCGGAAAATTTATTCAAATATTTCAAAGGTCATGGAGCCGGACGGATACCTTATGATTGGCTCCACCGAATCGCTGGTCAATGATACAGACCTTTTTGCATCTTTCAGATATTTGAACTCGGTATTTTACCAGTTCAAAAATTAG
- a CDS encoding HEAT repeat domain-containing protein: MSGINAQDFINELIFCLNEKDTVKAKALLQFASDANVDVKVQQMALAELAKGPEDVVFPLLEYLTKIEISNTEVQESLYDLILDKAYGNTNLVIEYITNNEKKTRIQFIRAAGDLFLEETIPVLTQVAQNEADPEIVIPAINSLAVFRKPEHMEIFSSFTSSSAPDIIKAAIFAIGALPNPQAADTLVSFLCEDEIINKLVVQALAEKQELYDLEQITLLLSSPVTIVRDTAIDELINMGKKATPLLTKAFQNAEADYMVHLITTLGYIADQSAIPAIIDIINTMPKDANIRQAAYEAMERIPSPRTAICLVQGLQDPEESVRMSAARAVDKNLSKPLVAGLKNIVREKSPEAVSTISALIDTDATNIFNFLIGEESFKELAGDHITKKASPATRKSFLKNMASIGQLDFAKEVAAKIIKAKEPEVSSSLKIVVVDDSKMMLKLYQNKLSVLGLTCEIYHRPEEAVKRILSDKPDLIISDLNMPNISGLELTMEVRRKYTRTEVPILMITTQSDFVEEKKGQMNVNASLLKKTGINRILHKPFSDDDFKESVFNLLNA, from the coding sequence ATGAGCGGTATCAATGCACAAGATTTTATAAATGAGCTGATTTTCTGTCTCAACGAAAAAGATACGGTTAAAGCCAAGGCCCTGCTTCAATTTGCATCGGACGCCAACGTTGATGTCAAGGTGCAGCAAATGGCCCTGGCAGAGTTGGCAAAAGGGCCTGAAGATGTTGTTTTCCCCCTGTTAGAATATCTCACCAAAATAGAAATCTCCAACACGGAAGTCCAAGAAAGCCTGTATGATTTAATTTTGGACAAAGCCTACGGCAATACCAATTTGGTTATAGAATATATTACCAACAACGAAAAAAAAACCCGAATTCAATTTATCCGGGCAGCCGGCGATTTGTTTCTTGAAGAAACCATCCCGGTTCTGACCCAGGTGGCCCAGAACGAAGCAGACCCGGAAATAGTTATCCCGGCCATTAATTCACTGGCGGTATTCCGTAAACCCGAACATATGGAAATTTTTTCTTCGTTTACGAGCAGCTCAGCCCCTGACATTATCAAAGCAGCTATTTTCGCAATTGGCGCATTACCCAATCCCCAGGCGGCAGATACCCTGGTAAGTTTTTTATGCGAAGACGAAATTATAAACAAACTGGTTGTTCAAGCCCTGGCAGAGAAGCAGGAACTTTACGACCTGGAACAGATAACCCTTCTTTTATCGTCTCCTGTGACCATTGTCAGGGATACGGCCATTGATGAACTGATCAACATGGGCAAAAAAGCCACTCCGCTTCTGACCAAGGCCTTCCAGAATGCTGAAGCCGACTATATGGTGCACCTGATCACCACCCTGGGTTACATAGCGGATCAGTCTGCCATTCCCGCCATCATTGACATTATCAATACCATGCCCAAAGATGCCAATATCCGTCAGGCCGCCTATGAAGCCATGGAACGTATTCCCTCACCCCGTACAGCTATCTGCCTGGTCCAGGGCCTCCAGGACCCGGAAGAATCCGTGCGCATGAGTGCTGCCCGGGCCGTTGACAAAAACCTGTCAAAACCTTTGGTGGCCGGACTAAAAAATATTGTCCGGGAAAAATCTCCCGAAGCCGTGTCAACGATCAGCGCACTCATAGACACTGATGCAACCAATATTTTCAATTTTCTCATAGGAGAAGAATCCTTCAAAGAACTTGCCGGTGACCATATTACCAAAAAGGCATCTCCTGCCACCCGCAAGTCCTTCTTGAAAAATATGGCATCCATTGGCCAGCTTGACTTTGCCAAAGAAGTCGCAGCCAAAATCATCAAAGCCAAAGAGCCGGAAGTGTCGTCCTCACTTAAAATTGTTGTGGTGGATGATTCAAAAATGATGCTCAAACTCTACCAGAACAAGTTGTCTGTGTTAGGACTTACCTGTGAAATATACCACCGTCCGGAAGAGGCGGTGAAACGGATATTGTCCGACAAGCCGGACCTCATCATTTCAGATTTGAACATGCCCAACATCAGCGGCCTGGAGCTCACCATGGAGGTAAGGCGCAAATACACCAGAACGGAAGTGCCCATCTTGATGATCACCACCCAGAGTGATTTTGTGGAAGAAAAAAAAGGACAGATGAATGTCAACGCGTCCCTCTTGAAAAAAACCGGTATCAATAGAATTCTTCACAAACCCTTTAGTGACGACGATTTCAAAGAATCCGTCTTCAATTTGCTAAATGCATAA
- a CDS encoding N-acetyltransferase → MIRKALIHDVAAIHALLQFYADKGELLARPLSNLYDHLRDFWVHEDEETGIITGCAALAFCWEDIAEIRSVAVKEEYNGQGIGSALTERCIQEAFYFKLKTLFALTYRPDFFARFGFEITEKTNLPMVKIWAGCLDCVKFPDCDEIAMIKEL, encoded by the coding sequence ATGATAAGAAAAGCCCTCATCCATGATGTTGCCGCCATACACGCCCTGCTTCAATTTTATGCCGACAAAGGAGAACTTTTAGCTCGCCCATTAAGCAATCTTTACGATCACTTACGAGATTTCTGGGTGCATGAGGATGAAGAGACCGGCATCATAACAGGTTGCGCTGCTCTGGCCTTTTGCTGGGAAGATATCGCCGAAATACGCTCCGTTGCAGTAAAAGAGGAATACAACGGCCAGGGGATTGGGTCTGCCCTGACAGAACGCTGTATCCAGGAAGCCTTTTATTTTAAACTGAAAACGTTGTTTGCCTTGACCTACCGGCCGGATTTCTTTGCCCGTTTCGGATTTGAAATAACGGAAAAAACCAACCTTCCCATGGTCAAAATCTGGGCCGGTTGCCTGGACTGTGTCAAATTTCCCGATTGTGATGAAATTGCAATGATCAAAGAGCTATAA
- a CDS encoding phosphoglycerate kinase encodes MKSVRDIDVNGKTLFVRVDYNLPMDDQGNITDDNRIRATLELITYLIEKKAKLVLASHLGRPKGGRDEKFSLKPAADRLSQLLDMPVAFADDCIGDAVKTQVQALEPGQILMLENLRFHDEEKKNDPEFAKALADLCDVYVNNAFAVSHRDQASVTGITRYAKSSAAGFLLEKEVRSYYDSVEHPKKPLVVVIGGAKVSSKLAALENMLNFVDCMIIGGAMANTFLAAQGVDTKSSMIETDLIKTAADIMAHAKAKGIDLLLPVDLVVAERFDKDAQSRTVSLDEIPDDWMALDIGPETAKSFADAIANAGTIVWNGPMGVFEMERFAAGTQTIADAIARSSAFSVVGGGDTGLAAKQCGITEKVSYISTGGGAFLHMMEGKVLPGVAALE; translated from the coding sequence ATGAAATCGGTTCGAGACATAGATGTAAATGGCAAAACTCTTTTTGTCAGGGTGGATTATAATCTGCCCATGGATGATCAGGGGAATATTACCGACGATAACAGGATCCGGGCCACCCTGGAACTGATTACCTATTTAATCGAAAAAAAGGCGAAACTGGTTCTGGCTTCCCACCTGGGACGACCCAAAGGCGGCCGTGACGAAAAATTCAGTCTTAAACCTGCAGCCGATAGATTGTCCCAGCTTTTAGATATGCCGGTGGCATTTGCCGATGACTGCATTGGCGATGCGGTGAAAACTCAGGTTCAAGCTCTTGAGCCCGGACAGATTCTCATGCTTGAAAATTTAAGGTTTCACGATGAGGAAAAGAAAAATGATCCTGAATTTGCCAAGGCACTTGCAGATCTTTGTGATGTCTATGTGAATAATGCCTTTGCCGTATCCCATCGGGACCAGGCCTCGGTCACTGGTATCACCAGGTACGCGAAATCGTCGGCAGCCGGTTTTCTGCTTGAAAAAGAGGTGCGTTCATACTACGATTCTGTGGAACATCCTAAAAAACCGCTGGTTGTTGTGATCGGCGGGGCAAAAGTTTCCAGCAAGTTAGCCGCCCTTGAAAATATGCTCAATTTTGTGGACTGCATGATTATCGGTGGCGCCATGGCCAATACATTCCTTGCGGCACAAGGCGTGGATACCAAGAGCTCTATGATTGAAACGGATCTGATCAAGACCGCTGCGGATATTATGGCCCATGCAAAGGCAAAGGGTATAGACCTGCTTTTGCCCGTAGATCTTGTCGTGGCAGAACGTTTTGATAAAGATGCCCAATCCCGAACCGTTTCTTTGGATGAGATCCCGGATGACTGGATGGCCTTGGATATTGGCCCTGAAACGGCCAAAAGCTTTGCCGACGCCATTGCCAATGCCGGTACCATTGTCTGGAACGGCCCCATGGGTGTGTTTGAAATGGAGCGGTTTGCTGCAGGGACCCAGACCATCGCGGATGCCATTGCCCGGTCTTCTGCCTTTTCTGTGGTGGGGGGTGGTGATACCGGTCTTGCAGCCAAGCAATGCGGAATTACCGAAAAGGTCAGTTATATCTCCACGGGTGGCGGGGCTTTTTTGCACATGATGGAAGGTAAAGTGCTGCCAGGCGTGGCTGCCCTCGAATAG
- the radC gene encoding DNA repair protein RadC, with translation MTRETTNKGAGHRQRLRDRFLQAGLSGFHDYEVLELLLALNTPRRDTKQAAKDLLSEFKTLPRVLEADTQALCRVKGVGPANSFGIHLIKAVADRYLETRIVKMDVVSNPESLIAYLNQTIGYKNKELFLGIFLDAKNRVMASEVLFTGTLSASAVYPREVIARSIAHNAASVVFAHNHPSGDITPSAQDIRITRTLFFALAFAGIHIHDHLVTGSQGYYSFAAQGVMAQLQKEFEQIK, from the coding sequence ATGACGAGGGAGACGACGAATAAGGGGGCCGGACACCGGCAGCGGCTGAGAGATCGGTTTCTTCAGGCCGGCTTGTCAGGGTTTCATGACTATGAAGTCCTGGAACTGTTGCTGGCGCTGAATACCCCGCGAAGGGATACTAAGCAGGCTGCTAAGGATCTTCTATCGGAGTTTAAAACCCTTCCCCGGGTGCTGGAGGCCGATACCCAGGCACTTTGCCGGGTTAAGGGAGTGGGGCCTGCCAACAGCTTTGGGATTCATCTGATCAAGGCGGTGGCAGACCGCTATCTTGAAACCCGGATCGTTAAGATGGACGTGGTCAGTAACCCTGAAAGCCTGATTGCATATTTAAACCAGACCATTGGTTACAAGAATAAAGAACTTTTTTTAGGGATATTCCTGGATGCCAAAAACAGGGTCATGGCATCGGAAGTCCTTTTTACCGGAACCCTGTCGGCTTCGGCTGTCTATCCACGGGAGGTGATTGCGCGCAGCATTGCACACAATGCAGCGTCAGTGGTTTTTGCGCATAATCATCCGTCCGGGGATATTACACCTTCCGCCCAGGATATCCGCATTACCCGTACCCTGTTTTTTGCCCTGGCATTTGCCGGTATTCATATCCACGACCATCTTGTCACAGGCAGTCAGGGGTATTACAGCTTTGCCGCCCAGGGGGTAATGGCGCAGTTGCAAAAGGAGTTTGAGCAGATTAAATGA
- the gyrA gene encoding DNA gyrase subunit A: protein MTQNQSTSIEKEMRQSYLEYAMSVIIGRALPDVRDGLKPVHRRVLYAMQQLHNDWNKPYKKSARIVGDVIGKYHPHGDSAVYDTIVRMAQDFSLRYTLVDGQGNFGSVDGDSPAAMRYTEIRMRKLSHQMLADLEKETVEFIPNYDETLEEPAVLPTKFPALLVNGSSGIAVGMTTNVPPHNISEVISGLKALIDNPDMDTRALMAHIPGPDFPTYGHIYGTKGIFEAYDTGRGIITLRAKVEVEENKKNGQETIVVTELPYQVNKAKVVEKIAELVRDKVITGVSYVRDESDRQGMRMAIGLKRDQIAEVVINQLYKHTNMQTSFGIIFLAVVKNRPELLSLKEILNHFISHRVNVIIRRTRYDLRKAEERAHILEGLKVALDNLDEVVALIRASQSPEEARSSLISRFELTEIQAQAILDMRLQRLTGLEREKIDTEYQALLKDIAWFKEILGSETVVRGLIKDELTELNEEFGDSRRTRIVESTAEISIEDLIAEEDMVVTVTRSGYIKRNPVSLYASQHRGGKGKTAMGTKSDDFVEHLFVASTHATFLFITNFGKVYQAKVYELPMAGRSSLGKAIVNLLNFDEGEKLATVLTVDEFTDNRYVVMATKNGRVKKTELMAYSRPRAGGLIGVKLAEGDELISARITDGTQEIFLGSEGGKVIRFNEEDVRDVGRGSMGVRGMRIDEGARLVGMEVLGDEDTLLTVTENGYGKRSNVEEYRNQARGGKGVFSIKTSKRNGKMMALSLVGDSDELMMVTDKGKLIRTDICGINVISRNTQGVKLINLAQGEKLIGIARLPKEEGDDDDENTCLPPDCDDDDILDDSETDMDDSQDFDMDDPTDDPIDDEGDDE, encoded by the coding sequence ATGACTCAAAACCAAAGTACCAGTATTGAGAAAGAGATGAGGCAATCTTATCTCGAATATGCCATGAGTGTCATTATCGGGCGGGCGCTGCCCGATGTCCGGGATGGGTTGAAACCGGTCCATCGGCGTGTTTTGTATGCCATGCAGCAGCTTCACAATGACTGGAATAAACCCTATAAAAAATCTGCCCGTATCGTGGGTGATGTGATTGGTAAATATCATCCCCACGGGGATTCTGCCGTGTATGACACCATTGTCCGCATGGCCCAGGATTTTTCCCTGCGGTATACCCTGGTGGATGGTCAGGGCAACTTCGGTTCCGTGGACGGTGACTCTCCGGCTGCCATGCGTTATACCGAAATCCGTATGCGCAAGCTCTCCCACCAGATGCTTGCCGATCTTGAAAAAGAGACCGTGGAGTTCATCCCCAATTATGATGAAACCTTAGAAGAACCTGCGGTGCTTCCCACAAAATTTCCGGCATTGCTGGTCAACGGCTCCTCGGGTATTGCCGTGGGCATGACCACCAATGTGCCCCCTCATAATATCAGTGAAGTCATTTCGGGACTCAAGGCGCTCATTGATAATCCGGACATGGATACGCGGGCTTTGATGGCCCATATTCCGGGACCTGATTTCCCCACCTACGGCCATATCTACGGCACCAAGGGGATTTTTGAAGCCTACGACACCGGTCGGGGGATCATCACCCTGCGGGCCAAAGTCGAAGTGGAGGAGAACAAGAAAAACGGCCAGGAAACCATCGTGGTCACGGAACTGCCCTACCAGGTGAACAAGGCCAAGGTGGTGGAAAAGATCGCCGAACTGGTCCGGGACAAGGTGATTACCGGCGTCTCCTATGTTCGGGATGAATCCGACCGCCAGGGGATGCGTATGGCCATTGGACTCAAACGTGACCAGATTGCCGAGGTGGTGATCAATCAGCTTTACAAGCACACCAACATGCAGACAAGTTTTGGTATTATTTTTCTGGCGGTGGTTAAAAATCGGCCAGAGCTGCTTTCACTCAAAGAAATTTTAAATCATTTTATTTCCCACCGGGTCAATGTCATTATCCGGCGCACCCGTTATGATCTGCGCAAAGCCGAAGAGCGGGCCCATATCCTGGAAGGGTTGAAGGTCGCCCTGGATAATCTGGATGAGGTCGTTGCACTGATCCGCGCCTCCCAGTCTCCCGAAGAGGCCCGGAGCAGTTTGATCTCCCGGTTTGAGTTGACGGAAATCCAGGCCCAGGCCATTTTGGACATGCGCCTGCAACGGCTCACCGGACTGGAACGCGAAAAGATAGACACCGAATACCAGGCATTGCTCAAGGATATTGCCTGGTTCAAGGAGATCCTTGGCTCGGAAACCGTGGTCCGGGGACTGATCAAAGATGAATTGACCGAACTCAATGAGGAATTTGGCGATAGCCGCCGCACCCGTATCGTGGAGAGCACCGCTGAAATTTCCATTGAAGATCTGATTGCGGAAGAAGATATGGTGGTCACGGTAACCCGCAGCGGGTATATCAAGCGTAATCCCGTTTCTCTGTATGCCAGTCAGCACCGGGGCGGAAAAGGCAAAACCGCCATGGGCACCAAATCCGACGATTTTGTGGAGCATCTGTTTGTGGCCTCCACCCATGCCACCTTCCTGTTTATCACCAACTTTGGCAAGGTGTATCAGGCAAAGGTGTATGAACTGCCCATGGCAGGCCGTTCTTCACTTGGCAAGGCCATTGTGAACCTGCTGAATTTTGACGAGGGTGAAAAACTTGCCACCGTGCTCACCGTGGATGAATTCACAGATAATCGCTATGTGGTCATGGCCACTAAAAACGGCCGGGTGAAAAAGACCGAATTGATGGCCTATTCACGGCCCCGGGCAGGGGGGCTGATTGGTGTGAAACTGGCCGAGGGTGATGAACTTATTTCCGCACGCATCACCGACGGCACCCAGGAGATCTTTTTGGGTTCCGAGGGGGGCAAAGTCATCCGGTTTAATGAAGAAGATGTTCGTGATGTGGGCCGCGGTTCCATGGGCGTACGGGGTATGCGCATCGACGAGGGTGCCCGGTTGGTGGGCATGGAAGTGCTTGGCGACGAGGACACGCTTTTAACGGTTACTGAAAACGGGTATGGCAAGCGTTCCAACGTTGAGGAGTATAGAAACCAGGCCCGGGGCGGCAAAGGCGTTTTTTCCATTAAAACCTCCAAGCGTAATGGTAAAATGATGGCCCTTTCTCTGGTGGGAGACAGTGATGAGTTGATGATGGTGACGGACAAGGGAAAACTGATCCGCACCGATATCTGCGGAATCAATGTCATCTCCAGAAATACCCAGGGGGTCAAACTCATTAATCTGGCCCAGGGGGAAAAACTTATCGGCATCGCACGCCTTCCCAAAGAAGAGGGGGACGATGATGATGAGAACACCTGTCTGCCGCCGGACTGTGATGATGACGACATCTTGGATGATTCGGAAACAGACATGGATGATTCCCAGGACTTTGATATGGATGACCCTACGGATGACCCGATAGATGACGAGGGAGACGACGAATAA
- a CDS encoding AI-2E family transporter, which produces MEQNIFQRAVFFFFLTLFCISIFLVGKVIAPFFASLLLGIVIAGIFRPVFKTLNRYMPARAASVLTCLAVFFIVFIPVVFFVGILSREALGLYNMARDAVFSNTLIDFLESTRALERINEFLIRANIHTQISWRELIDPLTEVGKNLGFSLFQQARFLTSNLLNLVFYFCLMLIVVFYMFMDGERFMQYMYDLSPLKDEHDRQLFEKFNDMSGAVLIGNGLGGLIQGVAGGGLFWFLGLNSPFLWGVIMGFLAFLPIVGIGVVMLPAALVFILKGSLGKGLFVVVVYGVLSWGVEYIFKPKLVGNRVAMHPLVVFFAIIGGLKVYGILGIIYGPLIATLFLTLSDIYFSTFQSMVEPGKGMLDSWHDQ; this is translated from the coding sequence TTGGAGCAAAATATTTTTCAGCGGGCAGTGTTCTTTTTTTTTCTGACGCTGTTTTGCATCTCCATTTTTCTTGTGGGAAAAGTTATTGCCCCGTTCTTTGCAAGCCTGCTTCTTGGTATTGTCATTGCCGGTATTTTCAGACCCGTATTTAAAACGCTGAATAGATACATGCCTGCGCGGGCAGCTTCTGTTCTCACCTGTCTGGCTGTGTTTTTCATTGTCTTTATTCCAGTTGTCTTTTTTGTGGGTATCCTGTCAAGGGAGGCGTTGGGTCTATACAACATGGCAAGAGATGCTGTGTTTTCCAACACGCTGATCGATTTTTTGGAAAGCACCCGGGCCCTTGAGCGGATCAACGAATTTTTAATCCGGGCAAATATTCACACCCAGATCTCCTGGCGGGAGTTGATCGATCCGTTGACCGAGGTTGGAAAGAATTTAGGCTTTTCCCTGTTCCAGCAAGCCCGGTTTTTGACTTCCAATCTGTTGAACCTGGTATTTTATTTTTGCCTGATGCTCATTGTGGTTTTCTACATGTTCATGGATGGCGAACGGTTCATGCAGTACATGTACGATTTGTCTCCACTCAAAGACGAGCATGACCGGCAGCTTTTCGAAAAGTTTAATGATATGTCCGGTGCCGTGCTCATCGGCAACGGGCTGGGCGGATTGATCCAGGGGGTGGCCGGCGGCGGTCTCTTCTGGTTTCTCGGACTGAACTCTCCTTTTTTATGGGGCGTGATCATGGGTTTTCTGGCCTTTTTGCCCATTGTGGGCATTGGTGTGGTTATGTTGCCTGCGGCCTTGGTTTTTATTTTGAAGGGCAGTCTGGGAAAAGGTCTTTTTGTCGTTGTCGTTTATGGGGTGCTGTCATGGGGGGTTGAGTATATTTTTAAGCCCAAGCTGGTGGGGAACAGAGTGGCCATGCATCCCCTTGTTGTGTTTTTTGCCATCATCGGCGGTTTGAAAGTATATGGAATTTTAGGTATAATATACGGGCCTTTGATCGCAACACTGTTTTTAACCCTTTCTGATATTTATTTTTCCACATTTCAGTCCATGGTGGAACCTGGCAAAGGGATGCTGGATTCATGGCACGACCAATAA